A window of Micrococcus endophyticus contains these coding sequences:
- the mihF gene encoding integration host factor, actinobacterial type produces the protein MALRQLSVEERAEARSKALAARQERAALKADFAAGQVSFAEVFSRADAEDAIGRLRTVDLLQALPGVGEVRAREAMAGCGISPRRRLRGLGRRQREALIAYIGR, from the coding sequence ATGGCGTTGCGACAGCTGAGCGTGGAGGAGCGGGCGGAGGCCCGCTCGAAGGCACTCGCGGCCCGTCAGGAGCGCGCCGCGCTGAAGGCGGACTTCGCCGCCGGACAGGTGTCCTTCGCCGAGGTCTTCTCCCGCGCGGACGCCGAGGACGCCATCGGCCGCCTGCGCACGGTGGACCTGCTGCAGGCGCTGCCCGGCGTCGGCGAGGTGCGCGCCCGCGAGGCCATGGCCGGCTGCGGGATCTCGCCCCGCCGCCGGCTCCGCGGCCTCGGCCGTCGTCAGCGCGAGGCGCTGATCGCCTATATTGGCCGGTGA
- a CDS encoding bifunctional phosphopantothenoylcysteine decarboxylase/phosphopantothenate synthase encodes MEIVLGVGGGIAAYKAALLLRLMTEAGHGVTVVPTANALEFVGTATWEALSGRPVRTGTFEAVDEVNHVRLGRQADLVVVAPATADLLARTAAGMAPDLLGNVLLTATCPVVLAPAMHTEMWHHPATVANVALLRERGVTVVEPAVGRLTGADSGAGRLPEPDEIWELAQAAAADPAARRPRATTSRPGPAAAGAAPGPLAGRTVVITAGGTREALDPVRYLGNRSSGKQGVALARAALAAGARVRFIAGSMSVPVPEGVERAVHVESTAELLTAVLEQAADADVLVMAAAVADFRPAEASESKMKKGDDGSSPVIVLERTEDVLATAVRTRAAGGPMAPLIVGFAAETGDAESSVLEYGRAKLARKGCEMLVVNEVGRDKVFGRDETAVTILFADGSPAVEAAGSKDEAAAAVVGAVVDRLAASAPGSASAR; translated from the coding sequence ATGGAGATCGTCCTCGGCGTCGGCGGAGGCATCGCGGCCTACAAGGCCGCCCTGTTGCTGCGCCTGATGACCGAGGCCGGTCACGGCGTGACGGTGGTCCCCACCGCCAACGCCCTCGAGTTCGTGGGCACGGCGACGTGGGAGGCGCTGTCCGGCCGGCCCGTGCGCACGGGCACCTTCGAGGCCGTCGACGAGGTCAACCACGTCCGCCTGGGCCGGCAGGCCGACCTCGTGGTCGTCGCCCCGGCCACCGCCGACCTGCTCGCCCGCACGGCCGCGGGCATGGCCCCGGACCTGCTCGGCAACGTGCTGCTGACGGCCACGTGCCCCGTGGTCCTGGCACCGGCCATGCACACCGAGATGTGGCACCATCCCGCCACGGTCGCCAACGTCGCCCTGCTGCGCGAGCGCGGGGTCACCGTCGTGGAGCCCGCCGTGGGGCGGCTGACCGGCGCCGACTCAGGCGCCGGCCGCCTGCCCGAGCCCGACGAGATCTGGGAGCTCGCGCAGGCCGCCGCCGCCGACCCCGCCGCTCGCCGCCCGCGCGCGACGACGTCGCGGCCCGGCCCGGCCGCGGCCGGCGCGGCCCCGGGTCCGCTCGCGGGGCGCACCGTGGTGATCACCGCCGGCGGCACCCGCGAGGCACTCGACCCGGTCCGCTACCTCGGCAACCGCTCCTCCGGCAAGCAGGGCGTCGCCCTGGCCCGGGCGGCCCTGGCCGCCGGCGCCCGGGTGCGCTTCATCGCCGGGTCGATGTCCGTCCCCGTGCCCGAGGGCGTGGAGCGCGCGGTGCACGTGGAGTCCACCGCCGAGCTGCTGACGGCCGTGCTCGAGCAGGCCGCGGACGCCGACGTGCTCGTGATGGCCGCCGCCGTCGCCGACTTCCGCCCCGCCGAGGCCTCCGAGTCCAAGATGAAGAAGGGTGACGACGGCTCCTCGCCCGTCATCGTCCTGGAGCGCACCGAGGACGTGCTCGCCACGGCGGTGCGCACCCGCGCCGCCGGCGGGCCCATGGCGCCGCTGATCGTCGGCTTCGCCGCCGAGACCGGGGACGCCGAGTCCTCCGTGCTCGAGTACGGCCGCGCCAAGCTCGCCCGTAAGGGGTGCGAGATGCTGGTGGTCAACGAGGTCGGCCGGGACAAGGTGTTCGGCCGGGATGAGACCGCCGTCACCATCCTCTTCGCGGACGGCAGCCCGGCCGTCGAGGCCGCCGGGTCCAAGGACGAGGCCGCCGCCGCCGTGGTGGGCGCCGTCGTCGACCGGCTCGCCGCGTCCGCCCCGGGAAGCGCGTCCGCCCGCTGA
- the pyrF gene encoding orotidine-5'-phosphate decarboxylase, whose protein sequence is MAQAGPLCLGVDPHPSLLRQWGLPDTPAGLEAFSLTGLEAAVGPDGPRVAAIKPQVALYERHGSAGLAALERLLAEARDAGVLTIADAKRGDIGSTMDGYAAAWTSDASPLAADAVTLSPYLGFGTLVPTIEAAHAAGRGVFVLALTSNPEGREVQHVGRDAGEGAVARRIAAAAADLNAALRAEDEWGPVGLVLGATVAEDAERLGLDLPGLAGPLLAPGFGAQGATAAGMREGFGRAWPQVLATSSRGILAGGPTVAGLVERIERDRADLG, encoded by the coding sequence ATGGCCCAGGCGGGGCCGCTGTGCCTCGGCGTGGACCCGCACCCGTCCCTGCTGCGGCAGTGGGGGCTGCCGGACACCCCGGCCGGCCTCGAGGCGTTCTCCCTGACCGGTCTCGAGGCCGCCGTGGGGCCCGACGGTCCCCGGGTGGCCGCGATCAAGCCGCAGGTGGCGCTCTACGAGCGGCACGGCTCGGCCGGGCTCGCGGCCCTGGAGCGCCTCCTCGCCGAGGCGCGGGACGCGGGCGTGCTGACGATCGCCGACGCCAAGCGCGGGGACATCGGCTCCACGATGGACGGCTACGCCGCCGCGTGGACCTCGGACGCCTCGCCCCTGGCGGCCGACGCCGTCACTCTCAGCCCGTACCTCGGCTTCGGCACCCTGGTGCCCACGATCGAGGCGGCCCACGCGGCCGGCCGCGGTGTGTTCGTCCTCGCGCTCACCTCCAACCCGGAGGGGCGCGAGGTCCAGCACGTGGGCCGGGACGCGGGCGAGGGCGCGGTGGCCCGGCGGATCGCCGCCGCGGCCGCGGACCTCAACGCCGCGCTGCGCGCCGAGGACGAGTGGGGCCCGGTGGGCCTGGTGCTCGGCGCCACGGTGGCCGAGGACGCGGAGCGGCTCGGCCTGGACCTGCCCGGTCTCGCCGGGCCTCTGCTGGCCCCCGGCTTCGGGGCCCAGGGCGCGACGGCGGCCGGCATGCGGGAGGGGTTCGGACGGGCCTGGCCCCAGGTGCTGGCCACCTCCTCCCGGGGCATCCTCGCCGGCGGGCCCACGGTGGCGGGGCTCGTGGAGCGCATCGAGCGCGACAGGGCTGACCTGGGCTGA
- the gmk gene encoding guanylate kinase yields MTDAFDHGPAPAVPVARTAAQERRPGPGVTVLAGPTAVGKGTVSAYVREHYPQAWLSVSATTRPARPGEEDGVHYYFTTPEEFDSLVAADEMLEWAVVHGVHRYGTRRDRVMEAVAQGRHVLLEIDLQGARQVRESLPEATFVFLAPPSWEELVSRLVGRGTEGPEEQRRRLDTARLELAAEPEFDAVVVNDRVERAAEELVRLMGLDPEHSSPEA; encoded by the coding sequence GTGACCGACGCGTTCGACCACGGCCCCGCCCCGGCCGTCCCCGTGGCCCGCACCGCCGCCCAGGAGCGCCGCCCCGGCCCCGGCGTCACGGTGCTCGCCGGACCCACCGCGGTCGGCAAGGGGACCGTCTCGGCCTACGTGCGCGAGCACTACCCGCAGGCCTGGCTCTCCGTCTCCGCCACCACCCGGCCGGCCCGGCCGGGGGAGGAGGACGGCGTCCACTACTACTTCACCACCCCCGAGGAGTTCGACTCCCTCGTGGCGGCGGACGAGATGCTCGAGTGGGCCGTGGTGCACGGGGTGCACCGGTACGGCACGCGCCGGGACCGGGTCATGGAGGCCGTGGCCCAGGGCCGGCACGTGCTGCTGGAGATCGACCTGCAGGGCGCGCGCCAGGTGCGCGAGTCCCTGCCGGAGGCGACCTTCGTGTTCCTGGCCCCGCCGAGCTGGGAGGAGCTGGTCTCCCGGCTGGTCGGACGCGGCACGGAGGGGCCAGAGGAACAGCGCCGTCGCCTCGATACGGCTAGACTGGAGCTCGCCGCGGAACCCGAGTTCGACGCCGTCGTCGTGAACGACCGCGTGGAGCGGGCCGCCGAGGAGCTGGTGAGGCTCATGGGGCTGGACCCCGAGCACAGCTCGCCCGAGGCCTGA
- the carB gene encoding carbamoyl-phosphate synthase large subunit, with amino-acid sequence MPKRPDLKSVLVIGSGPIVIGQAAEFDYSGTQAIRVLKEEGVRVVLVNSNPATIMTDPELADATYVEPITPAVVAKIIEKERPDALLPTLGGQTALNTAIALDKDGVLERFGVELIGANIEAIELGENRELFKGVVERAGGESARSHIVHTMEEALAAVEDLKYPVVVRPSFTMGGLGSGMAYDEADLHRICGAGLQYSPTSEVLLEESILGWKEYELEMMRDKNDNVVVVCSIENVDPVGVHTGDSITVAPAMTLTDREYQKLRDISINVIREVGVDTGGCNIQFAVNPADGRVVVIEMNPRVSRSSALASKATGFAIAKIATKLALGYTMDEIPNDITQKTPASFEPVLDYVVVKVPRFAFEKFPAADPTLTTTMKSVGEAMAIGRNFTEALQKALRSLEQKGSELAFPQNADPRELLRRARTATTDRLAQTQQALYAGGTIEEAFEATAIDPWFLDQFVLINEVADQIRDAEVLDESLLRHAKRHGFSDAQIGSLRHMGADVVRGVRHALGVRPVYKTVDTCAAEFEAFTPYRYSSYDLETEVAPHEGRSVIILGSGPNRIGQGIEFDYSCVHATMALREAGYETVMVNCNPETVSTDYDISDRLYFEPLTLEDVLEVIAAEEASGGVLGVYVQLGGQTPLKLAQQLADAGVPILGTSPEAIDLAEHRGEFARVLDRAGLVAPKNGTAVSFEDAKRVADEIGYPVLVRPSYVLGGRGMEIVYSEEALAHYVEHATEITPDQPMLVDRFLEDAIEIDVDALYDGERMYLGGVMEHIEEAGIHSGDSACVLPPVTLGPDVLERVHRATEQIAAGVGVRGLINIQFALASDVLYVIEANPRASRTVPFVSKATGVQLAKAAAMIGVGKSIADLQAEGVLPTAYDGATLPLGAPVAVKEAVLPFTRFRTAEGRVVDSLLGPEMRSTGEVMGIDRHYDTAFAKSQAAAGGPLPTSGRVFVSVANRDKRTLVGQAKRLVDLGFQIVSTGGTAEVLRRNGIPAETVAKIAEAGGEDGAGTVLEQLHAGTVDLVLNTPSGGDARTDGYEIRAAATSLGVPVITTTAEFGACLQAIEAMRAYEWSVTSLQEHDARLQQAVEASA; translated from the coding sequence ATGCCCAAGCGCCCCGACCTGAAGTCCGTCCTGGTCATCGGCTCCGGCCCCATCGTGATCGGGCAGGCCGCCGAGTTCGACTACTCCGGCACGCAGGCCATCCGCGTGCTCAAGGAGGAGGGCGTCCGCGTCGTCCTCGTCAACTCCAACCCGGCCACGATCATGACCGACCCGGAGCTGGCCGACGCCACCTACGTCGAGCCCATCACCCCCGCCGTGGTCGCCAAGATCATCGAGAAGGAGCGCCCCGACGCCCTGCTGCCCACCCTCGGCGGGCAGACCGCGCTGAACACCGCCATCGCCCTGGACAAGGACGGCGTGCTCGAGCGCTTCGGCGTCGAGCTGATCGGCGCGAACATCGAGGCCATCGAGCTCGGCGAGAACCGGGAGCTGTTCAAGGGCGTCGTGGAGCGCGCCGGCGGGGAGTCCGCCCGCTCCCACATCGTGCACACCATGGAGGAGGCCCTCGCCGCCGTCGAGGACCTGAAGTACCCCGTCGTGGTGCGCCCCTCGTTCACGATGGGCGGCCTCGGCTCCGGCATGGCCTACGACGAGGCCGACCTGCACCGCATCTGCGGCGCCGGCCTGCAGTACAGCCCGACCTCCGAGGTCCTGCTCGAGGAGTCCATCCTCGGCTGGAAGGAGTACGAGCTGGAGATGATGCGCGACAAGAACGACAACGTCGTGGTCGTCTGCTCCATCGAGAACGTGGACCCCGTGGGCGTGCACACCGGCGACTCCATCACCGTGGCCCCGGCCATGACGCTGACCGACCGCGAGTACCAGAAGCTGCGCGACATCTCGATCAACGTCATCCGCGAGGTCGGCGTGGACACCGGCGGCTGCAACATCCAGTTCGCGGTGAACCCCGCGGACGGCCGCGTCGTCGTCATCGAGATGAACCCGCGCGTCTCGCGCTCCTCAGCCCTGGCCTCGAAGGCCACCGGCTTCGCGATCGCCAAGATCGCCACCAAGCTGGCCCTCGGCTACACGATGGACGAGATCCCCAACGACATCACGCAGAAGACGCCGGCCTCCTTCGAGCCCGTCCTCGACTACGTGGTGGTGAAGGTCCCGCGCTTCGCGTTCGAGAAGTTCCCGGCCGCCGACCCCACGCTCACCACCACCATGAAGTCGGTGGGCGAGGCCATGGCGATCGGCCGCAACTTCACCGAGGCGCTCCAGAAGGCGCTGCGCTCCCTCGAGCAGAAGGGCTCCGAGCTGGCGTTCCCGCAGAACGCGGACCCGCGCGAGCTGCTGCGGCGCGCGCGGACCGCCACCACCGACCGCCTCGCCCAGACCCAGCAGGCCCTGTACGCCGGCGGCACGATCGAGGAGGCCTTCGAGGCCACCGCGATCGACCCCTGGTTCCTGGACCAGTTCGTGCTGATCAACGAGGTCGCCGACCAGATCCGCGACGCCGAGGTCCTCGACGAGTCCCTCCTGCGCCACGCCAAGCGCCACGGCTTCTCGGACGCCCAGATCGGCTCGCTGCGCCACATGGGCGCGGACGTCGTGCGCGGCGTGCGCCACGCCCTGGGCGTGCGCCCCGTGTACAAGACCGTGGACACCTGCGCCGCCGAGTTCGAGGCGTTCACCCCCTACCGCTACTCCAGCTACGACCTGGAGACGGAGGTGGCCCCGCACGAGGGCCGCTCGGTGATCATCCTCGGCTCCGGCCCCAACCGCATCGGCCAGGGCATCGAGTTCGACTACTCGTGCGTCCACGCCACCATGGCGCTGCGCGAGGCCGGCTACGAGACCGTCATGGTCAACTGCAACCCGGAGACGGTCTCCACCGACTACGACATCTCGGACCGCCTCTACTTCGAGCCGCTCACCCTCGAGGACGTCCTCGAGGTCATCGCGGCCGAGGAGGCCTCCGGCGGCGTGCTCGGCGTCTACGTGCAGCTCGGCGGCCAGACCCCGCTGAAGCTGGCCCAGCAGCTGGCCGACGCGGGCGTGCCGATCCTGGGCACCTCCCCGGAGGCCATCGACCTGGCCGAGCACCGCGGCGAGTTCGCCCGCGTGCTCGACCGCGCCGGCCTCGTGGCCCCGAAGAACGGCACCGCCGTCTCTTTCGAGGACGCCAAGCGCGTGGCGGACGAGATCGGCTACCCCGTGCTCGTGCGCCCCTCGTACGTGCTCGGTGGCCGCGGCATGGAGATCGTCTACTCCGAGGAGGCGCTGGCCCACTACGTGGAGCACGCCACGGAGATCACCCCGGACCAGCCGATGCTCGTGGACCGCTTCCTCGAGGACGCCATCGAGATCGACGTGGACGCCCTCTACGACGGCGAGCGCATGTACCTCGGCGGCGTGATGGAGCACATCGAGGAGGCCGGCATCCACTCCGGCGACTCGGCGTGCGTGCTGCCCCCGGTCACCCTCGGCCCGGACGTGCTCGAGCGCGTGCACCGCGCCACCGAGCAGATCGCCGCCGGCGTCGGCGTGCGCGGCCTGATCAACATCCAGTTCGCCCTCGCCTCGGACGTGCTGTACGTGATCGAGGCCAACCCGCGCGCCTCCCGCACGGTGCCGTTCGTCTCCAAGGCCACCGGCGTGCAGCTGGCCAAGGCGGCGGCGATGATCGGCGTCGGGAAGTCCATTGCGGACCTGCAGGCCGAGGGCGTGCTGCCCACGGCCTACGACGGCGCCACCCTGCCGCTCGGCGCCCCCGTGGCGGTCAAGGAGGCCGTGCTGCCCTTCACCCGCTTCCGCACCGCCGAGGGCCGCGTCGTGGACTCGCTGCTGGGCCCGGAGATGCGCTCCACCGGCGAGGTCATGGGCATCGACCGGCACTACGACACGGCCTTCGCGAAGTCCCAGGCCGCCGCCGGCGGTCCGCTGCCCACCTCGGGCCGCGTGTTCGTCTCGGTGGCCAACCGGGACAAGCGCACCCTCGTGGGCCAGGCCAAGCGCCTCGTGGACCTGGGCTTCCAGATCGTCTCCACGGGCGGCACCGCGGAGGTGCTGCGCCGCAACGGCATCCCGGCCGAGACGGTCGCGAAGATCGCCGAGGCCGGGGGAGAGGACGGCGCCGGCACCGTGCTCGAGCAGCTGCACGCCGGCACCGTGGACCTCGTGCTGAATACCCCCTCGGGTGGCGACGCCCGCACGGACGGCTACGAGATCCGTGCGGCGGCCACCTCCCTGGGCGTGCCGGTGATCACCACCACCGCCGAGTTCGGCGCCTGCCTGCAGGCGATCGAGGCCATGCGCGCCTACGAGTGGTCCGTCACCTCCCTCCAGGAGCACGACGCGCGGCTGCAGCAGGCCGTCGAGGCCTCGGCGTGA
- the rpoZ gene encoding DNA-directed RNA polymerase subunit omega has protein sequence MTEQYDGIVNPPIDSLLERVDSKYALVLFAAKRARQINAYYSQLHEGLFEYVGPLVDTQLNEKPLSIALREIETDLLESHEAVEATPEADLAAEDFGDFSLPGEDDPFATLEPSDAGQPVGDPEAIEEAAEAVRAEEGTSEDAPEA, from the coding sequence GTGACCGAACAGTACGACGGCATCGTCAACCCGCCCATCGACTCCCTGCTGGAGCGGGTGGACTCGAAGTACGCCCTGGTGCTCTTCGCCGCCAAGCGGGCCCGTCAGATCAACGCCTACTACTCGCAGCTCCACGAGGGCCTGTTCGAGTACGTCGGCCCGCTCGTGGACACCCAGCTCAACGAGAAGCCGCTGTCCATCGCCCTGCGCGAGATCGAGACGGACCTGCTCGAGTCCCACGAGGCCGTGGAGGCCACCCCGGAGGCCGACCTGGCCGCCGAGGACTTCGGCGACTTCTCCCTGCCGGGCGAGGACGACCCGTTCGCCACGCTCGAGCCCTCCGACGCCGGCCAGCCGGTCGGCGACCCCGAGGCCATCGAGGAGGCCGCCGAGGCCGTGCGCGCCGAGGAGGGCACCTCCGAGGACGCCCCGGAGGCCTGA